The Lysobacter sp. genome includes a window with the following:
- a CDS encoding dephospho-CoA kinase: MYCIGLTGGIASGKTAVASAFESLGIVVADADIAAREAVAVGSEGLAEVVAAFGIDVLDADGRLDRAAMRKRVFGDDSARKRLEAIIHPRVRETLARQCAQASSPYAIAAIPLLAEVGARTAYPWLQRILVVDVPVDVQRERLTRRDGIDVPLAEKMIAAQATREQRLAIADDIIVNTGSIEDLQRHVAALDAQYRTLATFS, from the coding sequence ATGTACTGCATCGGCCTGACCGGCGGCATCGCCTCGGGCAAGACCGCAGTCGCCTCCGCATTCGAATCGCTCGGTATCGTCGTCGCGGACGCCGATATCGCAGCGCGCGAAGCCGTCGCTGTCGGCAGCGAAGGACTGGCCGAAGTCGTCGCCGCATTCGGCATCGACGTACTCGACGCGGATGGCAGACTCGATCGCGCCGCGATGCGCAAGCGCGTGTTCGGCGACGACAGTGCCCGCAAACGTCTCGAAGCAATCATCCACCCGCGCGTGCGCGAAACGCTGGCGCGCCAGTGCGCACAGGCATCAAGCCCGTATGCCATCGCCGCGATTCCGCTGTTGGCCGAAGTCGGCGCGCGCACTGCCTATCCGTGGCTGCAGCGCATTCTCGTCGTCGACGTGCCGGTCGATGTGCAGCGCGAACGCCTCACGCGTCGCGACGGCATCGATGTCCCGCTCGCCGAAAAGATGATCGCCGCGCAGGCGACCCGCGAACAGCGACTCGCCATTGCCGACGACATCATCGTCAATACCGGCAGTATTGAAGATCTGCAGCGGCATGTCGCTGCGTTGGATGCGCAGTACCGGACACTCGCAACGTTTTCATAG